One segment of Asterias rubens chromosome 2, eAstRub1.3, whole genome shotgun sequence DNA contains the following:
- the LOC117307466 gene encoding DNA-directed RNA polymerase I subunit RPA34-like isoform X3, producing the protein MCEKMRILKANRAETMKVKEVKFKSAETVQDDFSSDSDSGGRSCKDDTTNSRAERMKVKGGPSKSAETVTGHDLSDSDSDSMQDSRNNNDNNANNEATTKSFECPPGFQQVEISAEDEQIYLDDIQGSEFWLIKTPHDFDAKRLNGVNVSLSGRQFLKEDDDSEVSYELHASKNKALDMRLPHLLLPSQRGEKAKLVPAPAFTGSLAVMETVAIPPVLLPPSPPKRSNELPPGLKQRFKPFGWEDPNKCDLRTKKSLDVTDSSIQKTKKKNSHKHKKPQEETSSPTDEDLSGRHGGDKGEERLPSGGGEEERDDEDDKVTDGKKKHRRSKKRKHQQREDIKVEKTSEETPKKKKKKKHKSLAD; encoded by the exons ATGTGTGAAAAAATGAG AATCTTAAAGGCAAATCGAGCAGAGACGATGAAAGTGAAGGAAGTTAAATTCAAATCAGCAGAGACTGTCCAGGATGATTTTTCTTCCGATTCAGACTCTGGGGGGCGCAGTTGCAAAGATGACACAACCAACAG TCGAGCAGAGAGGATGAAAGTGAAGGGAGGTCCATCCAAGTCGGCAGAGACTGTCACGGGTCATGATCTGTCAGATTCAGACTCGGACTCTATGCAAGAC AGTAGAAATAATAACGACAACAATGCTAACAATGAAGCCACAACCAAAAG CTTTGAGTGTCCCCCAGGTTTCCAGCAAGTTGAGATCTCTGCAGAGGATGAACAGATCTACCTCGATGACATTCAAGGATCTGAATTCTGGCTTATTAAGACACCACATGAT TTTGATGCTAAAAGGCTCAATGGTGTAAATGTTTCGCTGAGTGGCCGACAGTTTTTGAAAGAGGATGATGACTCTGAGGTTTCATATGAACTTCATGCTTCTAAGAACAAAGCCTTGGATATG AGATTGCCACACCTTCTTCTGCCTTCCCAAAGAGGTGAAAAGGCTAAGCTAGTTCCAG CTCCAGCCTTCACAGGTAGCCTTGCTGTCATGGAAACTGTGGCCATTCCACCAGTCCTACTTCCTCCCTCTCCTCCTAAGAGATCCAATGAACTGCCACCAGGACTCAAGCAGAGGTTCAAGCCTTTTGGATGGG AGGACCCTAACAAATGCGACCTGAGAACCAAGAAATCATTAGACGTGACTGATAGCAGTATCCAGAAGACCAAGAAGAAAAATTCTCACAAGCACAAGAAGCCGCAAGAAGAGACGTCAAGCCCAACTGATGAAGACTTAAGCGGTAGACACGGTGGTGATAAAGGGGAGGAGAGGCTGCCCTCTGGAGGTGGAGAAGAGGAAAGGGACGATGAGGATGACAAGGTGACGGACGGAAAGAAGAAACACAGGAGAAGCAAGAAGAGGAAACACCAACAG AGAGAAGACATCAAAGTGGAGAAAACTTCTGAAGAAActccaaagaagaagaaaaagaagaagcataAGAGCCTGGCGGATTAG
- the LOC117307466 gene encoding DNA-directed RNA polymerase I subunit RPA34-like isoform X1: MCEKMRILKANRAETMKVKEVKFKSAETVQDDFSSDSDSGGRSCKDDTTNRILKANRAETMKVKEVKFKSAETVQDDFSSDSDSGGRSCKDDTTNSRAERMKVKGGPSKSAETVTGHDLSDSDSDSMQDSRNNNDNNANNEATTKSFECPPGFQQVEISAEDEQIYLDDIQGSEFWLIKTPHDFDAKRLNGVNVSLSGRQFLKEDDDSEVSYELHASKNKALDMRLPHLLLPSQRGEKAKLVPAPAFTGSLAVMETVAIPPVLLPPSPPKRSNELPPGLKQRFKPFGWEDPNKCDLRTKKSLDVTDSSIQKTKKKNSHKHKKPQEETSSPTDEDLSGRHGGDKGEERLPSGGGEEERDDEDDKVTDGKKKHRRSKKRKHQQREDIKVEKTSEETPKKKKKKKHKSLAD; this comes from the exons ATGTGTGAAAAAATGAG AATCTTAAAGGCAAATCGAGCAGAGACGATGAAAGTGAAGGAAGTTAAATTCAAATCAGCAGAGACTGTCCAGGATGATTTTTCTTCCGATTCAGACTCTGGGGGGCGCAGTTGCAAAGATGACACAACCAACAG AATCTTAAAGGCAAATCGAGCAGAGACGATGAAAGTGAAGGAAGTTAAATTCAAATCAGCAGAGACTGTCCAGGATGATTTTTCTTCCGATTCAGACTCTGGGGGGCGCAGTTGCAAAGATGACACAACCAACAG TCGAGCAGAGAGGATGAAAGTGAAGGGAGGTCCATCCAAGTCGGCAGAGACTGTCACGGGTCATGATCTGTCAGATTCAGACTCGGACTCTATGCAAGACAGTAGAAATAATAACGACAACAATGCTAACAATGAAGCCACAACCAAAAG CTTTGAGTGTCCCCCAGGTTTCCAGCAAGTTGAGATCTCTGCAGAGGATGAACAGATCTACCTCGATGACATTCAAGGATCTGAATTCTGGCTTATTAAGACACCACATGAT TTTGATGCTAAAAGGCTCAATGGTGTAAATGTTTCGCTGAGTGGCCGACAGTTTTTGAAAGAGGATGATGACTCTGAGGTTTCATATGAACTTCATGCTTCTAAGAACAAAGCCTTGGATATG AGATTGCCACACCTTCTTCTGCCTTCCCAAAGAGGTGAAAAGGCTAAGCTAGTTCCAG CTCCAGCCTTCACAGGTAGCCTTGCTGTCATGGAAACTGTGGCCATTCCACCAGTCCTACTTCCTCCCTCTCCTCCTAAGAGATCCAATGAACTGCCACCAGGACTCAAGCAGAGGTTCAAGCCTTTTGGATGGG AGGACCCTAACAAATGCGACCTGAGAACCAAGAAATCATTAGACGTGACTGATAGCAGTATCCAGAAGACCAAGAAGAAAAATTCTCACAAGCACAAGAAGCCGCAAGAAGAGACGTCAAGCCCAACTGATGAAGACTTAAGCGGTAGACACGGTGGTGATAAAGGGGAGGAGAGGCTGCCCTCTGGAGGTGGAGAAGAGGAAAGGGACGATGAGGATGACAAGGTGACGGACGGAAAGAAGAAACACAGGAGAAGCAAGAAGAGGAAACACCAACAG AGAGAAGACATCAAAGTGGAGAAAACTTCTGAAGAAActccaaagaagaagaaaaagaagaagcataAGAGCCTGGCGGATTAG
- the LOC117307466 gene encoding DNA-directed RNA polymerase I subunit RPA34-like isoform X2 gives MKVKEVKFKSAETVQDDFSSDSDSGGRSCKDDTTNRILKANRAETMKVKEVKFKSAETVQDDFSSDSDSGGRSCKDDTTNSRAERMKVKGGPSKSAETVTGHDLSDSDSDSMQDSRNNNDNNANNEATTKSFECPPGFQQVEISAEDEQIYLDDIQGSEFWLIKTPHDFDAKRLNGVNVSLSGRQFLKEDDDSEVSYELHASKNKALDMRLPHLLLPSQRGEKAKLVPAPAFTGSLAVMETVAIPPVLLPPSPPKRSNELPPGLKQRFKPFGWEDPNKCDLRTKKSLDVTDSSIQKTKKKNSHKHKKPQEETSSPTDEDLSGRHGGDKGEERLPSGGGEEERDDEDDKVTDGKKKHRRSKKRKHQQREDIKVEKTSEETPKKKKKKKHKSLAD, from the exons ATGAAAGTGAAGGAAGTTAAATTCAAATCAGCAGAGACTGTCCAGGATGATTTTTCTTCCGATTCAGACTCTGGGGGGCGCAGTTGCAAAGATGACACAACCAACAG AATCTTAAAGGCAAATCGAGCAGAGACGATGAAAGTGAAGGAAGTTAAATTCAAATCAGCAGAGACTGTCCAGGATGATTTTTCTTCCGATTCAGACTCTGGGGGGCGCAGTTGCAAAGATGACACAACCAACAG TCGAGCAGAGAGGATGAAAGTGAAGGGAGGTCCATCCAAGTCGGCAGAGACTGTCACGGGTCATGATCTGTCAGATTCAGACTCGGACTCTATGCAAGACAGTAGAAATAATAACGACAACAATGCTAACAATGAAGCCACAACCAAAAG CTTTGAGTGTCCCCCAGGTTTCCAGCAAGTTGAGATCTCTGCAGAGGATGAACAGATCTACCTCGATGACATTCAAGGATCTGAATTCTGGCTTATTAAGACACCACATGAT TTTGATGCTAAAAGGCTCAATGGTGTAAATGTTTCGCTGAGTGGCCGACAGTTTTTGAAAGAGGATGATGACTCTGAGGTTTCATATGAACTTCATGCTTCTAAGAACAAAGCCTTGGATATG AGATTGCCACACCTTCTTCTGCCTTCCCAAAGAGGTGAAAAGGCTAAGCTAGTTCCAG CTCCAGCCTTCACAGGTAGCCTTGCTGTCATGGAAACTGTGGCCATTCCACCAGTCCTACTTCCTCCCTCTCCTCCTAAGAGATCCAATGAACTGCCACCAGGACTCAAGCAGAGGTTCAAGCCTTTTGGATGGG AGGACCCTAACAAATGCGACCTGAGAACCAAGAAATCATTAGACGTGACTGATAGCAGTATCCAGAAGACCAAGAAGAAAAATTCTCACAAGCACAAGAAGCCGCAAGAAGAGACGTCAAGCCCAACTGATGAAGACTTAAGCGGTAGACACGGTGGTGATAAAGGGGAGGAGAGGCTGCCCTCTGGAGGTGGAGAAGAGGAAAGGGACGATGAGGATGACAAGGTGACGGACGGAAAGAAGAAACACAGGAGAAGCAAGAAGAGGAAACACCAACAG AGAGAAGACATCAAAGTGGAGAAAACTTCTGAAGAAActccaaagaagaagaaaaagaagaagcataAGAGCCTGGCGGATTAG